Proteins encoded in a region of the Triticum dicoccoides isolate Atlit2015 ecotype Zavitan chromosome 3A, WEW_v2.0, whole genome shotgun sequence genome:
- the LOC119271228 gene encoding uncharacterized protein LOC119271228 has protein sequence MGNSLRCCLACVLPCGALDLVRIVHLSGRVDEYGRAVLAGEVLAAHPNHVLSRPCGSRQQGGPRIVIIVSPEAELERGEIYFLLPAASVPADAKKKTKTKREPSPGAAAEEGPRHHRHHRLHVRSKSEGSAATAAVEGRQQQQQQHRRRMSTGSHATSWHPHLARIAEDP, from the coding sequence ATGGGGAACAGCCTGAGGTGCTGCCTGGCGTGCGTGCTGCCGTGCGGCGCGCTGGACCTGGTCCGGATCGTGCACCTCAGCGGCCGCGTCGACGAGTACGGCCGGGCCGTGCTcgccggggaggtcctggcggcgcacCCGAACCACGTGCTCAGCAGGCCCTGCGGGTCCAGGCAGCAGGGCGGGCCGCGGATCGTCATCATCGTGTCGCCCGAGGCCGAGCTGGAGCGCGGCGAGATCTACTTCCTCCTCCCGGCCGCCTCCGTGCCCGCCGACGCCAAGAAGAAGACAAAGACCAAGCGCGAGCCGAGTCCCGGCGCCGCCGCCGAGGAGGGCCCTCGGCACCATCGCCACCATCGGCTCCACGTCCGCAGCAAGTCGGAAGGCAGCGCGGCCACGGCCGCCGTCGAAGgtcgccagcagcagcagcagcagcaccggaGGCGCATGAGCACCGGCAGCCACGCCACGTCGTGGCACCCGCACCTGGCGCGCATCGCCGAGGACCCCTGA